In Zingiber officinale cultivar Zhangliang chromosome 11B, Zo_v1.1, whole genome shotgun sequence, a single window of DNA contains:
- the LOC122035128 gene encoding protein PHOSPHATE-INDUCED 1-like, with the protein MSSLRFSKTRLALLVLVICVQTSMGARGLTSLVQQPEELLTYHNGAVLHGHIPVSIMWYGAFAPSEKAIITDFLHSLSPTSQTLVAPSVPQWWNTIDQLYLCKAGNREKTSIVVAGQVSDEDCSLGKSLKMSQVSELAAKSRLEKGGIAVVFTGEDVAVEGFCMNRCGSHGSNRKSGTAYIWVGNAAKQCPGQCAWPFHQPLYGPQTSPLVAPNGDVGADGMIINLASMVAGAVSNPYGDGFYQGPKSAPLEAATACPGVYAKGSYPGYAGDLRVDPSTGASYNANGVDGRKYLLPALFDPATSACSTLV; encoded by the coding sequence ATGTCTTCTTTGCGATTTTCGAAAACAAGGCTAGCGTTGCTTGTTCTTGTGATCTGTGTTCAGACGAGTATGGGAGCGAGAGGGCTAACAAGCTTAGTCCAACAGCCGGAGGAGCTTCTCACGTACCACAATGGGGCAGTGCTCCATGGCCACATCCCTGTTTCCATCATGTGGTATGGGGCTTTTGCTCCTTCGGAGAAGGCCATCATCACCGACTTCCTCCACTCCCTCTCGCCCACCTCCCAGACTTTAGTAGCCCCTTCCGTGCCCCAATGGTGGAACACCATCGACCAACTCTACCTGTGCAAAGCCGGGAACAGGGAGAAAACCAGCATCGTCGTCGCCGGCCAAGTCTCGGACGAGGATTGTTCGCTGGGCAAGTCGCTCAAGATGTCTCAGGTGTCGGAGCTCGCGGCTAAGTCCCGCCTCGAGAAGGGCGGCATCGCCGTGGTTTTCACGGGCGAAGACGTGGCCGTCGAGGGCTTCTGCATGAACCGGTGCGGCTCGCACGGGTCGAACCGGAAGTCCGGCACGGCCTACATCTGGGTGGGGAACGCCGCGAAGCAGTGCCCGGGGCAGTGCGCCTGGCCCTTCCACCAGCCCCTTTATGGTCCGCAGACGTCGCCACTGGTAGCGCCTAACGGCGACGTCGGGGCCGATGGCATGATCATCAACTTGGCGAGCATGGTGGCCGGCGCCGTCAGCAACCCATATGGAGACGGATTCTACCAGGGTCCCAAGTCGGCTCCGCTGGAGGCGGCCACGGCGTGCCCCGGGGTGTACGCGAAGGGATCCTATCCCGGCTACGCCGGCGACTTGAGGGTGGACCCGTCGACTGGGGCCAGCTACAACGCGAATGGGGTCGACGGTAGGAAATACCTGCTTCCTGCTCTGTTTGACCCCGCTACCTCCGCTTGCTCCACTCTGGTTTGA
- the LOC122035129 gene encoding protein PHOSPHATE-INDUCED 1-like, with the protein MASLSSILALLALGSLAQVSLGARRLTSLVEQSAELLTYHNGAVLHGDIPISIMWYGGFTHSQKAIISDFLLSLTPNSQPQLVAPSVAQWWSTIDQLYLSKARNKKKTSIVVAGQVSDEGCSLGKSLKMSQVTELAAKAGPKKGGIALVFTAEDVAVEGFCMNRCGSHGSNLKSGTAYIWVGNAAKQCPGQCAWPFHQPLYGPQTPPLVAPNGDVGADGMVINLANMVAGAVTNPFGDGFYQGPKSAPLEAATACPGVYAKGSYPGYAGDLRADPSTGASYNANGVNGRKFLLPALFDPATSTCSTLV; encoded by the coding sequence ATGGCTTCTTTGTCCTCGATCCTTGCACTGCTTGCTCTTGGGAGCTTAGCTCAAGTGAGCCTGGGAGCAAGAAGGCTAACGAGCTTAGTTGAGCAGTCAGCGGAGCTCCTCACGTACCACAATGGAGCAGTGCTCCATGGAGACATCCCTATTTCTATCATGTGGTACGGGGGTTTTACCCATTCGCAGAAGGCCATCATCTCCGatttcctcctctccctcacgcccAACTCCCAGCCACAACTGGTAGCTCCTTCCGTAGCCCAATGGTGGAGTACCATCGACCAACTCTACCTGTCCAAAGCCCGGAACAAGAAGAAGACCAGCATCGTGGTGGCCGGCCAAGTGTCGGACGAGGGGTGCTCGCTGGGCAAGTCGCTCAAGATGTCTCAGGTGACGGAGCTGGCGGCGAAGGCCGGTCCCAAGAAGGGCGGCATCGCGTTGGTTTTCACGGCGGAAGACGTGGCGGTCGAGGGCTTCTGCATGAACCGGTGTGGTTCACACGGGTCGAACCTGAAGTCCGGCACGGCCTACATCTGGGTGGGGAACGCGGCGAAGCAGTGCCCGGGGCAGTGCGCTTGGCCCTTCCACCAGCCACTGTACGGCCCGCAGACGCCGCCACTGGTGGCGCCCAACGGCGACGTTGGGGCCGATGGGATGGTGATCAACCTGGCAAACATGGTAGCCGGAGCAGTCACCAACCCATTCGGAGACGGCTTCTACCAGGGGCCGAAGTCGGCGCCGCTGGAGGCGGCCACGGCGTGCCCTGGGGTGTACGCGAAGGGATCCTACCCTGGATACGCCGGCGACTTGAGGGCTGACCCGTCGACCGGGGCCAGCTATAACGCGAATGGGGTCAACGGTAGGAAATTCCTGCTTCCTGCTCTGTTTGACCCCGCCACCTCCACTTGCTCCACTCTCGTCTAG